The DNA window TCGACTTCCCGAACACGGACGACGCGTGGTCCCAGCGCGACACCGTGCTGCGGAAGTCCAGTTAGCCCGCACCAGTCGGTGCTTGAAGCTGCACCGCATCGCCTTCGTGCTTCTCGCCGGCGCCGCCACGATTCACGCCGCCGATTCGCCCCGCGATGGACGCGGCGGCTTGTGCTTGGTCGTCGTCCTGCTCGCGCTCCTGATCAACCTTGGCGTGATGTCCATCGACTGGCTTGACACCGCCGGCGCCGACCGGATGTTGAGAATGTCCTTTCCAAGCCCGCGCGGGCTCGCTCACAATTCGCCTGTCCAAGATTTCAACCGCAACTCCAACCATTCATTCCATGGACTGGTATTATTCCGAGGCGGGACAACCCAAAGGGCCGGTCACCGAGGAACAAGTTCAAGGACTCGTCCGCGACGGGGTCATTCGTGCCGACACGCTCGTCTGGCGCGAAGGCCTCGCAGCGTGGCAGCCCTACGGCCAGCTCTCAGGAGGGGCGGCTGCGGGCGACTCGGCCGCGAGCCTGGTCACGTGCTCGCAATGCGGCAAATCCGTCCCCGCGGATCAAGTCATCCGCTACGGCGAACAAGCCGTGTGCGCCGAGTGCAAGCCCGCCTTCGCGCAGCGCATCAAGGAGGGACTTGCGCCGACCTCGGGACTTCGCGGCAGTGTCTCGCCCGATGAAATCATCGCGCGCGACTACGATGTGAGCATCGGCGACGCCTTCAGTGCGGGCTGGGAGGCGGTGAAGGGGCAGTTCTGGCCGTGCATTGGCGCGACATGCCTCGTGTATCTCGTGCTGATGGTCGGCAACTTCATCCCCTTCATCGGCGGCATCGTGGCGCTGATCATCCAAGGGCCGCTCATCGGCGGCTTGTATCTCTTTTACATCAAGCGCGTGCGCAATCAGGAGGCCACGATCGGCGACGCCTTCAGCGGGTTCGGTCCGCGGTTCCTGAATCTGATGCTGACGCACGTGGTGACGAGCATCCTCGCCGGC is part of the Verrucomicrobiota bacterium genome and encodes:
- a CDS encoding DUF4339 domain-containing protein, whose translation is MDWYYSEAGQPKGPVTEEQVQGLVRDGVIRADTLVWREGLAAWQPYGQLSGGAAAGDSAASLVTCSQCGKSVPADQVIRYGEQAVCAECKPAFAQRIKEGLAPTSGLRGSVSPDEIIARDYDVSIGDAFSAGWEAVKGQFWPCIGATCLVYLVLMVGNFIPFIGGIVALIIQGPLIGGLYLFYIKRVRNQEATIGDAFSGFGPRFLNLMLTHVVTSILAGLCMIPGIVLLVIGAVVGGRGGRMDFAAGGPLMIVGGILLFLAFFVLIYLSICWMFAIPLVADKRMGFWQAMSLSRKVVGKHWWMCFALMFVGGLFAGLGILAVCVGFLVTISIFMGMTASLYNKIFGDMAPQDG